In one window of Anaerolineales bacterium DNA:
- the hydA gene encoding dihydropyrimidinase: protein MGLKLIRSGTLVTESESYVSDVLIDGEKIVEIGENLDAPDAQVFDASGKLVMPGGIDPHTHFDLPMFDTVSSDDHYTGHKAAAFGGTTTVMDFVPLENGSLRGSVAEWRRKADPKAAIDFGFHMNITQLDERILAEIPLLLEEGISTLKMFTAYNGRLRLQDGEIFQVMRVAAEHGMLSMLHAENGDVIEILTAEALAAGHKKPIWHARTRPAWGAVESVLRGIALAEQADAALYVVHLNTAGGLDQIRYGRERGAHVMAETCPPYLFFTKEDLQREDGAKWICSPPMRSAADNAALWGGLEDGSIQTLGTDHCPFFFNGRKAIEYEGQSVAIPGKELGADDFTKIPNGLPGVGDRMPVLWTTGVGAGKITPNEFVALTSTHAAKIFGLYPTKGALAPGSDADLVIWDPRKKLVYGVAYAQHRTDYNLYEGWELTGYPEKVFLRGTLIVDEGVWHGKRGMGRFLKREAGAEVI from the coding sequence ATGGGCTTGAAGTTGATTCGTTCGGGAACGCTGGTCACGGAAAGCGAGAGCTACGTTTCCGACGTGTTGATCGACGGCGAGAAGATCGTCGAGATCGGCGAAAATCTCGACGCACCGGATGCGCAGGTGTTCGATGCCTCCGGCAAACTCGTCATGCCGGGCGGGATCGATCCGCACACGCACTTCGATCTGCCCATGTTCGACACCGTCTCTTCGGACGATCACTACACCGGCCACAAAGCGGCTGCTTTCGGCGGGACGACGACGGTGATGGACTTCGTGCCGCTGGAGAACGGCTCGCTGCGGGGCTCGGTCGCTGAGTGGCGGCGGAAAGCGGACCCGAAAGCAGCCATCGATTTCGGGTTTCACATGAACATCACGCAGTTGGACGAGCGCATCCTGGCCGAAATCCCCCTGCTTCTTGAAGAAGGTATTTCTACTTTAAAGATGTTCACGGCCTACAACGGGCGTTTGCGCCTTCAGGACGGGGAAATCTTTCAGGTGATGCGCGTGGCGGCGGAGCACGGCATGTTGTCCATGCTGCACGCTGAGAACGGGGACGTGATCGAGATTTTAACCGCGGAAGCGCTGGCAGCCGGCCATAAGAAACCGATCTGGCACGCGCGCACGCGTCCGGCCTGGGGCGCAGTGGAGTCGGTGCTGCGCGGAATCGCGCTGGCTGAGCAGGCGGACGCCGCGTTGTACGTGGTTCATCTGAACACCGCCGGCGGCCTGGATCAAATTCGCTACGGACGGGAACGCGGCGCGCACGTGATGGCCGAGACCTGCCCGCCGTATCTCTTTTTCACCAAGGAAGATCTGCAGCGCGAGGACGGCGCCAAGTGGATCTGTTCGCCGCCGATGCGCAGCGCAGCGGACAACGCCGCCTTGTGGGGGGGATTGGAAGACGGCAGCATCCAGACCCTGGGGACCGACCATTGTCCCTTCTTCTTTAATGGAAGGAAAGCCATCGAATACGAAGGGCAAAGCGTCGCCATTCCCGGCAAGGAGCTGGGTGCAGATGATTTCACCAAGATACCCAACGGGCTGCCCGGTGTCGGAGATCGTATGCCGGTCTTGTGGACTACCGGCGTCGGAGCGGGAAAGATCACGCCCAACGAATTCGTCGCCCTGACGAGCACGCACGCGGCGAAGATCTTCGGGCTCTATCCCACAAAAGGGGCGCTTGCGCCCGGTTCGGATGCTGATTTAGTGATCTGGGATCCACGGAAGAAACTTGTTTACGGCGTGGCCTACGCGCAGCACCGCACGGATTACAACCTGTACGAAGGCTGGGAATTGACCGGCTATCCGGAGAAGGTCTTCCTGCGCGGCACGTTGATCGTCGATGAAGGCGTATGGCACGGCAAACGCGGAATGGGGAGGTTCTTGAAGCGGGAGGCCGGCGCCGAGGTGATCTAG
- the ssnA gene encoding putative aminohydrolase SsnA: MGRDKAMLIHNARLVTWDEPNQLLEDYALLIEGGKIVELGPDSELLSRRTQVEKLDARGQIVMPGNICGHTHFYSAFARGLAIPGRAPRDFPEILRKLWWPLDKSLTSEDVRISAQVCLLDAIRHGTTTLIDHHASPNAIEGSLDAIAGAVDEAGLRAVLCYEVTDRDGEQKARAGIEENRRFIARCKNENIAEGRIAATFGLHASLTLSEETLDACRNAAAQDTGFHIHVAEHEADEEDSLAKSQMRVVERLHEHDILGKRTIAAHAIHVDPHEIELLAESGTWVTHQPRSNMNNGVGAADVEGLMRAGVRVGLGNDGFSNAMWEEWKTAYLLHKVWNRDPRRMSGEVLIEMAVRNNADLAGVFFTDSPIGQIVPGAHADLIFVDYHAVTPLTAGNLPWHILFGFRDSMVTTTIVAGKILMKDRELLTLDGPAISARARELSPGVWQRYQSYVPPD, from the coding sequence ATGGGTCGAGATAAAGCGATGTTGATCCACAATGCACGGCTCGTTACCTGGGACGAACCGAATCAGCTGCTCGAGGACTACGCGCTGCTGATCGAAGGCGGCAAGATCGTCGAGCTGGGACCGGATAGCGAGCTGCTTTCACGCCGCACACAGGTCGAAAAGCTGGATGCGCGCGGCCAAATCGTGATGCCGGGCAACATCTGTGGACACACCCACTTCTACAGCGCCTTCGCACGCGGCCTGGCCATCCCGGGACGAGCGCCGCGGGATTTCCCTGAAATCCTGCGGAAACTGTGGTGGCCGTTGGATAAATCGCTCACCAGCGAAGACGTGCGCATCTCCGCCCAGGTCTGCCTGCTGGATGCGATCCGCCACGGCACGACGACCCTCATCGATCACCACGCCTCACCCAACGCCATCGAGGGTTCACTCGATGCCATCGCCGGAGCTGTTGACGAAGCCGGGCTGCGAGCCGTACTCTGCTACGAAGTCACGGATCGCGACGGGGAACAGAAAGCCCGAGCGGGCATCGAGGAAAATCGGCGTTTCATCGCGCGTTGTAAAAATGAAAACATCGCCGAGGGGCGAATCGCCGCCACGTTCGGATTGCACGCCAGCCTGACTCTTTCCGAGGAGACCCTCGACGCTTGTCGAAATGCTGCTGCACAGGATACGGGATTTCACATTCACGTCGCAGAACACGAAGCCGACGAAGAGGACAGCCTGGCGAAGTCGCAGATGCGGGTCGTGGAGCGGCTGCACGAGCACGACATCCTGGGAAAGCGGACCATCGCCGCGCACGCCATTCACGTCGATCCCCACGAAATCGAGCTGCTGGCCGAAAGCGGCACCTGGGTGACGCATCAACCGCGCTCGAACATGAACAACGGTGTGGGCGCCGCGGACGTCGAAGGACTGATGCGCGCCGGCGTGCGCGTCGGCCTGGGGAACGACGGTTTTTCGAACGCCATGTGGGAAGAGTGGAAGACCGCCTACCTGCTGCACAAGGTCTGGAATCGCGACCCCCGCAGGATGTCCGGTGAAGTGCTCATCGAAATGGCAGTTCGCAACAACGCCGATCTGGCGGGGGTCTTCTTTACCGATTCACCCATCGGGCAGATCGTCCCCGGGGCACACGCGGATCTCATCTTCGTCGACTATCACGCCGTCACGCCGTTGACGGCGGGGAACCTGCCCTGGCACATCCTCTTCGGTTTCCGGGATTCGATGGTGACGACGACGATCGTCGCCGGTAAAATTCTGATGAAGGATCGAGAACTGCTCACGCTCGACGGGCCGGCAATTTCGGCTCGGGCGCGGGAATTGTCGCCCGGCGTGTGGCAGCGTTACCAATCTTACGTGCCGCCGGATTGA